In Salinibaculum sp. SYNS191, the genomic window CGACTTCGTCTCGATGAGCGAGCACGCCGAGCGCGCCGGCTACGAGCGCGTCTGGCTCCCGGAGACGTGGGGCCGCGACGCGGTGACGGTCCTCGCGACCATCGCTGCCCGGACGGAGCGCGTCGGTATCGGGACGTCCATCATGAACGTCTACTCCCGCTCGCCGGCGCTCATGGGACAGACGGCGGCGACGCTGCAGGAGGCGTCCGACGGCCGGTTCCGCCTGGGCGTCGGGCCGAGCGGCCCAATCCTGATGGAGGGATGGCACGGCGTCGAGTACGGGAACCCGCTCCGGCGCACGCGGGAGGCCATCGAGGTCGTCCGGCTGGTCCTCTCCGGGGAGACCGTCGAGTACGACGGCGAGTACTTCCAGCTCGCGGGCTTCCGGCTCCGTCACGACCCGCCGGAGACGCCACCGCCCGTTGACGCCGGCGGGATGGGACCGACGGCCGTCGAACTCGCGGGCCGCTTTGGCGACGGGTGGCACGCGCTGCTGGCGACGCCCGACGGCATCGCAGAGCGAATGGCGGACTTCCGGCGTGGCGTCGAGATGGCCGACGATGACCCCGAGGACAGGCGCGTGACGGTGTCGCTGACCTGCTGTGCGCTGGAGGACCGCGAGCGCGCGCGCCACCTCACGCGCGAGCACCTGGCGTTCTACGTCGGCGGGATGGGGACGTTCTACCGCGACGCGCTGGCGCGACAGGGGTACGAGGAGACGGCGAACACGGTCGCCCAGCAGTGGGCCAGCGGCAACAAGGACGAGGCGATGGCCGCCATCGGCGACGACCTGCTCGACGACCTCGCCGTCGCGGGGACGCCGGCCGAGTGCGAGGAGCGGGTGGCGGAGTTCGCGGGCGTCGACGGTGTCGACGCCGTGGCCATCTCGTTCCCGCGGGCGGCGGAGAGAGCGGACATCGAGGCGACGACGGACGCGCTCGCACCGCGTTAAAGGGACGCGTCGACGACCTCGTACTCCAGCGAGCGGTCCCGGAGGGCGTCGGTGTGCTCCGAGAGCTGGCTGGCCACGGTCAGGAGGAGCACGTCGAGGCCCTTCGTGGCGGCCTCCTTGACCGCCTCGGCGGTGGCGAACCGGATGTCCGGGTCGACCCCCGCGGCGGTGGCAGCGGCGAGAGCCTCGGTCCCCGCCGTCGCCACGCGGTCGTTCGCCGCAGCGTGTTCGGCGACGACGTCCGGGTCCACCTCGCCAGAACCCCCGTTGCGGACCGACGGGACCGGGATGACCGTGACTGTTCCCAGTTCGTAGTCGACGACCCCCTCGAAGTCGGTGATGCCGACCTCCGCACCCTCCGTGGCGTCGGTGACGGCGACGGCCGTCGCGGCACCCGCGTCACCGGGCGTCGCGTGCAGACAGCCGTCCCGCATCGAGAGCGAAACCCGGTCGCCCTCGTCGATAGAGCCGGTCGCGATGGCGCTCTCGACGTCGACCTGCCCGATGACGTCCTCCGAGACGTGTTCGACGAACGAGCGGAGGTCGTCGGTCCGGCCGATGAGCCAGTCGACGCCCTCCTTCGTGACCTCGTAGCGGCCCCGCCCGTGCTTCTCGACGGCCCCCTGGTCGACGAGTTCCTGCAGGTAGTTGCTGACCGCCTGCGAGGTGATGCCGATGGCCTCGGCGATCTCGCGCTGACTGACCGCTGGCTGGTGCTCCGCAATCTGCACCAGAATCTGGTATCGCGTCGCGTCGCGCTTGCTCTGTAGCACGTCCGAGCCAGCGCCCGTCTCGGCGGGGTCTGTCATTGGGAGACCCTGAGGAGTGACAGAACAAGTGCTTTTTCCCTCTACTGCCAGAGACGCTCGATTCCGGCGTTTTTCCGAGATTGGAGACAATCAAACTTGTCTAAATACCATCTGGGTTGTGTGCATGACTACGATAGTTGTACTTGGGGACGAACGGGCACGTATTCCGTGACGGCGAACGGAGGCCACCGACCGACGGGGGGGAGCGTGGAGCATCTCGGACAGAACTGGTAAGTAAATCCCCACATTTCGGCGAGCAGCGAGCATTTTATTATCTACGATGAAAATACTATCCTGGGGATTAGCCATTCCACCTGAGGACCACAACCCGCAGGAGGCGGCCGATACGGCGGGCGCGCGAGGGGCGCTCGCGGACGAAGCCGTCTCCAGTATCATTGATAATAATGAGCGGGTGCGTGCGGCGTTCGTCAGTCCCGAGGGGTTGACACGGGTGTCGGGGCACGAGGAGCGCCACGTCTCGGTCACCGTCGCCATGGCAGTCACGGACCGACGGATACTGTTCGCGTCGGCCGACGTGGCGGCCGGTGAGGTCGGGACGGACGCCGGCTCGCTGGCCTACGACGACCTCGCTGCCATCGGCATCGACGGCCCCGTGCTCGCGCTCTCGATGGCGAACGGCGTCCGCTGGGAGTTTCCGCTCCCGGACGCGGACCCGGACGTCGTCGACAGTGTCGTGCGACACCTCCGCTGGGTCGGCGACGTGCGGACCCGGCTGGTCGCGTGTCGCAACGACGTCGAACTGGCCGCCGGCGAGATTCGGTCCCACGCCGACGCGATGGAGTGGGAACCCGCCGAGCGGACCTACGACGACGCGCGCGCCAGCCTCGACGCCCTCATCGGGGCAGTGCACCGGACCGAACCCATCGACGACGAGGTGCTGGCACCCGAACTGACCGAAATCGAGCGGACGCTTGAACGGGCCTACACGAGGCTGTTCATCGAGCGCGCGGAGTCACAGCTCGAACTCGGTCGTCACCTGGTCGAGAACGGGGACTACGAGCAGGCAGAGCCGGTACTGCAGATAGCGCAGTCTCACTACGAGCGCGCCAGCCACCGCGCCGAGGCGGTCAGCCGGCCGGACCGGTTCCGGTTCGGCGAGGAGCGGGAACTCCGGGACGACCTCGACCGGTTGTCCTGGGAGATAGAGACCGTCGCCGCGGAGCCGATTCGCCAGGCCCACGAGGCGAAGATACGCGGATTCAACGCCGACAGTCGCGCCGAGGCGGTCGACCACTGGGAGACCGCGTACCGGCGCTACGGGGACGTCCTGGCCCTGAAACTGGGGCCGGAGAACCGCCAGTTCACCGGCGACCCCGAGAAGGTCCGGGAGGAACTGCAGGCGGCCGGACGGCGGCTCGTCGACTGTCACCGCGCTCTCGCCAGCCGGAAGTGGCGGGAGGGGATGGACGACGAGGACGACGACGTGAAGGAGGCCCTTCGCAGCTACGCAGCAGCGCAGGACCACGTCGACCGGGCCGCGGAAGTAGCCGACGAGTGCCAGCCGACGGCCGTCTACGAACTCGCTGACCAGCGCCGGCGCATGGCAGCGACAATCGAGGAGATTCGCGAGACGGAGACAGTCGAGATGCCCGCCGAAGCAGCGGAGACGGCGGCTGAACCAGCACCCGGGGAGGAGGCGACGGGTGCGCCAGCGAGTCTCGCCGCGCTCGACACCCACCACGAAATCAGTCTCGACACCGCCATCGTCGGGCAGGCCGCAGACGGGGGCCGTCAGCACGACCGCTTCGGCGCGGAGACAGGGAACGAGGACAGTGACACTCCGGAGCGAGAAGCTATCGTCGGTCCCGTCGAGGCACCCGACGAGAGCGAGCGAGACGACGCCGTCACCGACGAGAGCGAACGGTAACGGGCGCGGAATCCGAACGCGGCGGGCCGTCAGTCTAAAGGGTCCTATCGTGATGAGTTACCACTGGGTTCCGTCACGACCGGCGTCAGTCGGGGAGACGGCGGTCACGACCCGGGGAGTTTAAGACGGCATGCGGCGAAACACCGACGCCCGAATCCGAAGCCGCAGATCGAGAGGACCTGCGACAAGAGAGATTAGGCGCGTGAGAGGCTGAGAACGGTATTCGCGCCAGCGAAGTGCGAGGGTAGCCAAGCCTGGAAACGGCGGCGGACTCAAGATCCGCTCCCGTAGGGGTCCAAGGGTTCAAATCCCTTCCCTCGCACTCTCAGACCCGAGCGAACGCGAGGGTCGTGAGATGTGCAGGAGGGATTCGAACGAGAGGGCGGCGTTGCCGACCGCGTAGTTCAAATCCCTTCCCTCGCACTGTGGGCCACTACGGCCCCTCGCACACAGTGCACGGAAGTCCGTAACGGAGCGAGGCCGACCATCTCGGGCGGCCTCGAAGCGAACGGGGAACGCTGTGACCCGTGAGCAGGAGCGGTCTTCCCTCGCAACTTCCTGCGGTCGACGCTACCGCCCCACAGCAGCAGGCGCGAGATTTGCCGCTAATTAAAATTAATAATCATTATATTTATTAGCCCGCAGTCCGACGAGTTGAGTAGAACCTTCATTAAGAATCGTGAAGGTTCCCGTCACTCTGCGTGACGGTACTCGAACGTGGCGAGACACGTTCGGAACCCGTTGCAACCATGTACGAGCACTACACCGACGCCGAGAACACAGGAGCGCCCCTCGTCCCGATGGTCGAGGAACAGAGCCCGCTAGCCACCGACGGTGGCCAGACAGCAGCAGAGGAACTCGACGAGGTAGTGTTCAGCCACCGCCTCCGGGAGTGAGTCGTCCCCGTCACCCGTCCGAACTACCCCTGCCCAGCGCCGCCTGTCCCGTCTCTGTGCGGGGCCGCTCCACCTGACCCATTCCTGATTGCACCAGCGTGGCCCCGCCCGGGCGGCGACTGTCCACACAACGAACACGTTAACTACCAGCGCCCGACAGCGGGTAGTATGACAGACGCGACTCGGCGGGCGGCGGTGGCCGAGCGGGCGGCCCGTGCGGGCGGCATCGTCGCCAAGGAGACGTTCAGGGAGCCGCTGACCGTCGAGACCAAGACGGACAAGAACGACCTCGTGACGGCGGCCGACAGGGACGCCCAACAGCAGGTCATCGCGACCATCCAGCAGGAGTTCCCCAGCGACGCGCTCGTCTGCGAGGAGGACGTGACCGTCCCCGGCGCGGACGACGTCGAGATTCGCAAGCGCGTCCCCGAGACTGGCCCGGCCTGGGTGGTCGACCCTATCGACGGGACCGCGAACTACGTCCGGGGCATCCGGTTCTGGGGGACGAGCGTGGCCGCCGTGGTCGACTGCGAACCCGTCGGAGTTGCGACGTACCTGCCAGCAGAGCGGGACATCTACACGGCGGGCCCCGAGAGCGTCACCTGCAACGACAGCGCGATGTCCGTCAGCGACCGGTCGGACCCGGAGACGTTCGCGACGGGACTCATCGGCTGGTGGGCGCTCAAGCACGGCGACCCCTACACGGACCTCTTCGAGGCGGCGGCTGGCCGCTTCGGCGACGTGCGGCGCTTTGGCTGCCTCCAGGGTTCGCTCGCGCTCGTCGCCGCCGGCGGCCTCGACGCCGGGTTCATGCCCCGGACCCCACACCCGTGGGACGCCATCGCCGGCGTCCACCTGATTCGCCGCGCCGGCGGGACGGCGACGGACGTCCACGGCGACCGCTGGCACCACGACAGCGAGGGACTGGTCGTCTCCAACGGCGAGGCACACGACGAGGTGCTGGCGGCCGTCCGGGAGGGGACCAGCGTCGAGGCAGCAGACTGAAAGCGACGGCCGTGCGCCGGTGACGGGAACGCGCACGGGACCGGAACCCTCAACTTGGCTCCCCTCGGCGTGGGCAACATGAACGCGCTGGAGCGGTACGACGTGAGTCCCGAACAGGCGTGGTTCGGGACGCTGGTGGCCGGCGTGGTCGCCATCGTCACGGGAGCGGTTCTGTTCACCGAGCGCATCTACTACGGCTTCATCTGGCAGTACTTCTGGGGACCAGTCTTCGCCGACTCCGAGGGTGCCAGCTGTGCCGCCTACTTCCGCGACACCGGCGAGGTCGTCGTCAACCCCGCGTCGGGCTGTACCGGCCTGAGCAACGCCTACGTCGCCGAACCGGGTTACACCACCGTCTCGACGCTCGGCTACGTCGTCGTCCTCGTCTTCATGCTGGCAGGCGTCTACCTGCTCATCCAGCGCATCGACCTCGAACCCTTCGAGGACTTCTTCTTCGCACTCGTCCCGTTCATGCTCTTCGGCGGGGCGCTCCGGGTGGTCGAAGACTCCTTCGTCGCCGCACAGCGCGCCGACCTCGCGCCCGCAATCGACTTCCCCGCCAGCGCCGCACTCATCAGCCCGTTCATCTACTTCACCGTCTTCTTCGTCACGATGGCCGCCCTGGCCGTCGCCAAGTGGCTGGAACACTCCGGCCGCACCGACACCTACCACTACCCGCTGGGGGCGCTCGGCGTCGGGGCCTTCCTCGCCACTTTCGGTTACCTCGCCTACCTCTCGGTGACCACCGACTACGTGCTCTCGTTCCCGCTGGTCCTCGTCACGGTGGTCGGTCTGGCGACGCTGCTCTCGGTCGCCATCTACTACGGCGTCGGCAGGTACAGACCCGCCATCCACGCCGGCACCGGGCTGATGGGCCTCGTCGTCATCTGGGGCCACGCCATCGACGGCGTGGCGAACGTCCTCGCCTCCGACTGGACCGGTGCCTTCGGCATCCCCGGCGACGGCTACTCGGCCAAACACGTCGTCAACAGAATCATCATCGACGTGACGCAGGCGGTCCAGCCGGCCTGGCTCACGGACATCATCGGCGACTCCTGGACGTTTCTCGCCGTGAAGCTCGTCGTCGCCACCGCCATCGTCGGCGTGTTCGACCGGACCTTCATCGAGGAGAACCCCCGCTACGCCATCATGCTGCTGGTCGCAATCGTCGCGGTCGGTCTCGGCCCGGGCACGCGTGACATGATTCGCGTCGCCCTCGGCATCTGAACGGGCCGTCGCGCCGCGGCTCGGCGCCGCGTCAGGGGAACGGGTGGTGCTCGCGGTCGAGTCGCGGTTCGAACCCCATCTCCTGCGGGACGGTCTCCGCGCGCTCCCCGAACACCGGGTCGTGGAAGAAAAGCGGCTGCGCCTGCGGAATCACCGCGCGGACGGCCTCGAACCCCAGCGCCGCCACGTCCCGCGTCGTCGTCCGGGTGGCGAACGCCGACAGGTCGGCGTCGTCGAGTCGGGCCAGCACCTCCTCAAGTTCGTCCTCGCCAGTGGGCACCTCGTCGGGTCCGACCGATTCCGCGGGGACGGCGCCGTCCGTCTCGACGAACGCCTCGGCTTCCGGCGGGAGGTCGGCGTAGCGACCGATAGCGCCGGTCGCGTCCGCAGCGTCCTCCCGCCCCATGCCGCGCAGTTCCATCCAGTTCTGCAACGCCTCGGCAAGCGCCGAGCGGGCCGCGCTGGCGACGTCTAGGTCCGCGCCGGACCCGACCGCGAACTTCGGCCACTCGTCGCGATGGACCGCCACGGCGACGGCGGGAACGTCCACGTCCTGGGTGAGCAAAAGCGTCGACACGGAGAGCCCCTGGGAGTCCGCGCGGGCGACCAGCGTCTGGAACTCCTCGTCTGCAACCTCCAGCGCGAGCGGTTCGAACGTCGAGTACCACGACAGCATCGAGGCGTCGCGCTCGATGACCTCGTAGAGGCCGGCGAGCAGCGCCTCGACGCCACCGTTGCCCAGCCCCAGTCCGGTCGTCACCGGCGAACAGTACCGCCGCGAGGGTGGCGGGTAGTAGACGAACTCCGCCGGCAGGTGGACCGGGTCGCCGGTCGCCAGGTTCTCGCCACGGACCCACTCGATTTGCGCGGTCGGGTCGTGGTCGTCGACGCAGGTGAACACGGCCGGACTGACGGCGTCCGTCACGGCCGTCTCCGGTGCCGTCTCGAACTCGTCGACGCGGTAGACGCCGGCACAGTAGCGCTCCAGACCCTCGCC contains:
- a CDS encoding YcaO-like family protein, with amino-acid sequence MTVGLVGSGPAAAAVEAALGDVDVDTVSVEQDAIAEFDLAVVTGQAGDAVFERANQVALDAGQRWLAVELGGVGGFPVVDAAVAGFGPDTGCYECLSGRVSANLDPQAEPTAAPPSHTARFAGAVAGREAARALVDDGGLFGRVVEIPHASREFLPLPDCACDDGQTHLPAHTHVERDLEASLARAERAVDDRLGLIQDVGEAESFPVPYYLAHSCDTSGFSDVSASRDAAGVAAGWDRAFMKALGEGLERYCAGVYRVDEFETAPETAVTDAVSPAVFTCVDDHDPTAQIEWVRGENLATGDPVHLPAEFVYYPPPSRRYCSPVTTGLGLGNGGVEALLAGLYEVIERDASMLSWYSTFEPLALEVADEEFQTLVARADSQGLSVSTLLLTQDVDVPAVAVAVHRDEWPKFAVGSGADLDVASAARSALAEALQNWMELRGMGREDAADATGAIGRYADLPPEAEAFVETDGAVPAESVGPDEVPTGEDELEEVLARLDDADLSAFATRTTTRDVAALGFEAVRAVIPQAQPLFFHDPVFGERAETVPQEMGFEPRLDREHHPFP
- a CDS encoding inositol monophosphatase family protein, whose amino-acid sequence is MTDATRRAAVAERAARAGGIVAKETFREPLTVETKTDKNDLVTAADRDAQQQVIATIQQEFPSDALVCEEDVTVPGADDVEIRKRVPETGPAWVVDPIDGTANYVRGIRFWGTSVAAVVDCEPVGVATYLPAERDIYTAGPESVTCNDSAMSVSDRSDPETFATGLIGWWALKHGDPYTDLFEAAAGRFGDVRRFGCLQGSLALVAAGGLDAGFMPRTPHPWDAIAGVHLIRRAGGTATDVHGDRWHHDSEGLVVSNGEAHDEVLAAVREGTSVEAAD
- a CDS encoding DUF63 family protein is translated as MNALERYDVSPEQAWFGTLVAGVVAIVTGAVLFTERIYYGFIWQYFWGPVFADSEGASCAAYFRDTGEVVVNPASGCTGLSNAYVAEPGYTTVSTLGYVVVLVFMLAGVYLLIQRIDLEPFEDFFFALVPFMLFGGALRVVEDSFVAAQRADLAPAIDFPASAALISPFIYFTVFFVTMAALAVAKWLEHSGRTDTYHYPLGALGVGAFLATFGYLAYLSVTTDYVLSFPLVLVTVVGLATLLSVAIYYGVGRYRPAIHAGTGLMGLVVIWGHAIDGVANVLASDWTGAFGIPGDGYSAKHVVNRIIIDVTQAVQPAWLTDIIGDSWTFLAVKLVVATAIVGVFDRTFIEENPRYAIMLLVAIVAVGLGPGTRDMIRVALGI
- a CDS encoding MarR family transcriptional regulator — its product is MTDPAETGAGSDVLQSKRDATRYQILVQIAEHQPAVSQREIAEAIGITSQAVSNYLQELVDQGAVEKHGRGRYEVTKEGVDWLIGRTDDLRSFVEHVSEDVIGQVDVESAIATGSIDEGDRVSLSMRDGCLHATPGDAGAATAVAVTDATEGAEVGITDFEGVVDYELGTVTVIPVPSVRNGGSGEVDPDVVAEHAAANDRVATAGTEALAAATAAGVDPDIRFATAEAVKEAATKGLDVLLLTVASQLSEHTDALRDRSLEYEVVDASL
- a CDS encoding TIGR04024 family LLM class F420-dependent oxidoreductase — protein: MTDAVRDVFLPVAAQEHLDDFVSMSEHAERAGYERVWLPETWGRDAVTVLATIAARTERVGIGTSIMNVYSRSPALMGQTAATLQEASDGRFRLGVGPSGPILMEGWHGVEYGNPLRRTREAIEVVRLVLSGETVEYDGEYFQLAGFRLRHDPPETPPPVDAGGMGPTAVELAGRFGDGWHALLATPDGIAERMADFRRGVEMADDDPEDRRVTVSLTCCALEDRERARHLTREHLAFYVGGMGTFYRDALARQGYEETANTVAQQWASGNKDEAMAAIGDDLLDDLAVAGTPAECEERVAEFAGVDGVDAVAISFPRAAERADIEATTDALAPR